One region of Lathamus discolor isolate bLatDis1 chromosome 2, bLatDis1.hap1, whole genome shotgun sequence genomic DNA includes:
- the GJD4 gene encoding gap junction delta-4 protein — protein sequence MEHWDSLGFLIVTLNYNVTIVGKIWLMLVILLRMAVVVLAGYPLYQDEQERFVCNTLQPGCSNVCYDLFSPVSHFRFWLIQTVSILLPYAAFSIYVLHKVAMYIVKMHCLAHGCKGNKGLSSPKDLKELCRSVAVSRLDCGADNLSVLNFSGAYTVHLLFRTLLEAAFAAVQYFLFGFLVPERFSCYHSPCTSAVDCYISRPTEKSIMMIFIWGVSGLTFVLSLADLCCALRRMTVRNQKNKLLANLHEENECILNLPPVQHGSSSPPQNQDHLVSNSSQTSDGSCSLLSEEEEEAVLHPEVVSQQTASTNLNSNSNKPCIPDLAVKQDSAEEPLFAGDHQGTTCGQVRPRLQQDFIKDTALTLRPQIKSHLGVSSSVVQSKLLGYYPSAELKTSDAQSNYSSTSCLRSKKSEWV from the exons ATGGAGCACTGGGACTCGCTGGGATTTTTGATTGTCACACTCAACTATAACGTGACTATTGTGG gAAAGATCTGGCTAATGTTAGTAATTCTGCTGCGAATGGCAGTGGTAGTATTAGCAGGCTATCCACTCTACCAAGATGAGCAGGAGCGCTTTGTCTGCAACACCCTTCAACCAGGATGCTCCAATGTTTGCTATGACTTGTTCTCTCCTGTATCTCACTTTAGATTCTGGCTCATTCAGACTGTGTCTATCCTGCTACCTTATGCTGCATTCAGCATTTATGTTCTGCACAAAGTAGCTATGTATATTGTAAAAATGCACTGTTTGGCACATGGATGCAAAGGGAATAAGGGCTTATCAAGCCCCAAAGACCTGAAAGAGCTCTGTAGAAGTGTTGCTGTCAGTAGATTGGACTGTGGTGCAGACAACCTAAGTGTCCTTAATTTTTCTGGGGCATATACTGTTCATCTTCTTTTTAGGACACTACTTGAGGCTGCCTTTGCAGCTGTGCAATATTTCCTCTTTGGGTTTCTTGTTCCTGAGCGCTTTTCCTGCTACCATTCACCTTGCACAAGCGCGGTTGACTGTTATATCTCTCGGCCCACTGAGAAATCCATCATGATGATTTTCATCTGGGGAGTCAGCGGCCTAACCTTTGTGCTTAGCCTTGCTGATCTTTGCTGTGCTCTCCGCAGAATGACAGTAAGAAACCAAAAGAACAAGCTGCTGGCAAACCTGCATGAAGAGAATGAGTGCATTTTAAACCTTCCCCCAGTACAGCATGGTAGCTCTTCTCCACCTCAAAATCAGGACCACCTAGTATCAAATAGCAGCCAGACCAGTGATGGCTCCTGCTCACTTCtctctgaagaggaagaagaggctgTTCTTCATCCAGAAGTGGTCTCTCAGCAAACTGCTAGCACTAACCTTAACAGCAACAGCAATAAGCCTTGTATACCAGATCTTGCTGTTAAACAAGATAGTGCTGAAGAACCCTTGTTTGCTGGTGACCACCAAGGAACTACATGTGGGCAAGTGAGACCCAGGCTTCAGCAAGACTTCATTAAAGATACTGCCCTGACTTTGAGACCTCAGATCAAGTCTCACCTTGGAGTTTCTTCCTCTGTAGTTCAGAGTAAGCTTTTAGGATACTACCCTTCGGCTGAGCTAAAAACCTCTGATGCACAATCAAATTACAGCAGTACTAGTTGCTTGAGGTCAAAAAAGTCAGAATGGGTgtaa